One window of the Streptomyces sp. B3I8 genome contains the following:
- a CDS encoding CdaR family transcriptional regulator, with translation MEPGRKWLAKLAPSGPYSLAMSSCAPAALADATARIGLDPVCWAIEQGQVTAARIAEEVPLVDGAGLAIEVLRRGSEAATLHSLLRLADPSAAFPPVGEGSLDGVQDYVHRAVPLHHVLRAIRVGHASLARAFLRACEQLVEPAELTREMKAVNDELFAYVDAFTDAMTREYLAEHDRWATSAAAARVATVHALLANSVGDVKDAARTLGYDIDRTHVGVIVWADSPAEDSRLPSAATSLLTGLGATATVVVPVGSGRIWGWGAVPKQRPQQMSAARVGAGLRAAVGTPAPGLAGFRRTHQEAIRVERLRGLSVRRTPRVTLYRDVVLTVLLSDDLGAAGEFVRSELGELGGRGEGAHALRTTLLHYLEAERSLVRVAEELHIARGTVAYRVKRAQEVLGHDIGARRSTLHAALLLAEELGDSVLEPTRPTT, from the coding sequence ATGGAGCCTGGACGAAAGTGGCTCGCGAAGTTGGCCCCCTCCGGGCCGTACAGCCTCGCGATGTCCTCGTGCGCACCGGCCGCTCTCGCCGACGCCACAGCGAGGATCGGCCTGGATCCGGTGTGCTGGGCCATCGAACAGGGCCAGGTCACCGCCGCGCGCATCGCGGAGGAGGTGCCCCTGGTCGACGGTGCCGGGTTGGCGATCGAGGTACTGCGCCGCGGCAGCGAGGCCGCCACACTGCACTCGCTGTTGCGGCTGGCCGATCCGTCGGCGGCATTCCCCCCGGTCGGCGAGGGGTCGTTGGACGGAGTCCAGGACTACGTGCATCGTGCCGTTCCGCTGCACCATGTGCTGCGGGCGATCCGGGTCGGGCACGCATCCCTGGCCCGGGCGTTCCTGCGCGCCTGCGAACAATTGGTTGAGCCGGCTGAGCTCACTCGTGAGATGAAAGCCGTCAACGACGAGTTGTTCGCCTACGTCGACGCGTTCACCGACGCGATGACCCGCGAGTACCTGGCCGAACACGATCGCTGGGCCACCAGCGCGGCCGCAGCCCGGGTGGCGACGGTGCATGCGCTGCTCGCCAACTCTGTGGGCGACGTCAAAGACGCCGCACGCACACTGGGCTACGACATCGACCGCACTCATGTCGGCGTGATCGTGTGGGCCGACTCTCCCGCCGAGGACTCCCGACTGCCGTCGGCGGCGACGAGCCTGTTGACGGGGTTGGGAGCCACGGCAACCGTGGTCGTGCCGGTCGGCTCGGGGCGGATCTGGGGCTGGGGAGCGGTGCCGAAGCAACGGCCGCAGCAGATGTCCGCCGCGAGGGTGGGAGCTGGGCTGCGCGCAGCCGTAGGCACGCCGGCCCCGGGGCTGGCGGGATTCCGCCGGACGCATCAAGAGGCGATCCGTGTCGAGCGGCTGCGCGGCCTGTCCGTCAGGAGAACCCCCCGCGTGACCTTGTACCGCGACGTGGTGCTCACCGTGCTGCTGTCCGATGATCTCGGAGCAGCCGGGGAGTTCGTGCGAAGCGAGCTGGGTGAACTGGGGGGCCGCGGCGAGGGCGCGCACGCTCTGCGTACCACCCTGCTGCACTATCTCGAAGCCGAGCGGAGCCTTGTGCGGGTCGCCGAGGAGCTGCACATCGCGCGAGGCACGGTCGCCTACCGGGTCAAGCGGGCGCAGGAGGTGCTCGGCCATGACATCGGCGCTCGCCGATCGACCCTGCATGCCGCGCTGCTGCTGGCCGAGGAACTCGGCGACTCGGTTCTCGAGCCGACTCGGCCGACGACCTGA